A single window of Neurospora crassa OR74A linkage group VII, whole genome shotgun sequence DNA harbors:
- a CDS encoding flavin-containing monooxygenase → MGGSSTIVDAINFVNTASSQRIEPGSVNLPPAPWPAHFKTEPTSDQVTKIAANVVDTVNNHFDKVPDLFLDSQDGFWRDHLALTWDLRTLKGKDKIRNFLQAEAQVKKVPLQIQIDESQAFRKPQVGGFAPVNGLRGIQFFITFTSQNGKGRGVVRLVQEHKTEEWKIWTFFLTLDEYRGHPEPKGPNRPKGVEHGGQPGRMNWAQKRQEEINFTKNEPDVLILGCGQGGLTAAARLKMLGVSSLIIDRNPRIGDNWRNRYHQLVLHDPVWYDHLPYLPFPDHWPIFTPKDKLADWFDSYAKALDLNVWLRSTIVSSEYDNARKSWKVVIRRSFVKSSRPSATSSSNPPTAGAPAATQVEEEIEHMELTVYPKHIIQCTGGSGKPNMPTSIPGITGGVFKGDRLCHSSQFTTATPLAKRGSKKAIVVGACNSSHDICQDFYERGYDVTMVQRSSTFVVSSSAALKYLIGPLYSEGGPAVEDADLFLWSHPSEVLKTLQQDLTKLTIEHDAELLAGLDRAGFKLDKGVDGAGLFAKYLQRQGGYYIDVGTSKLIVEGKIAVKSGVGIAAVVENGLKMEDGEVLEADEIVFATGYSNMRSTAREVFGNEQVGDKVGDVWGWNEEGEMRGIWTRSGHEAFWFHGGNLALARYYSRVVALQIKASLDGLL, encoded by the exons ATGGGGGGCTCTAGCACCATCGTCGACGCCATCAACTTCGTCAACACTGCCTCCAGCCAGCGCATCGAGCCTGGCTCCGTCAACCTCCCACCCGCTCCCTGGCCAGCGCACTTCAAGACCGAGCCCACGTCCGACCAGGTAACCAAGATCGCCGCCAATGTTGTCGACACGGTGAACAACCACTTCGACAAGGTCCCCGACCTGTTCCTCGACTCCCAGGACGGCTTCTGGCGAGACCACCTAGCCCTAACCTGGGACCTGCGCACCCTCAAAGGCAAAGACAAGATCCGCAACTTCTTGCAGGCCGAAGCCCAAGTCAAGAAAGTGCCCCTGCAAATCCAGATTGACGAGTCCCAGGCTTTCCGCAAGCCGCAAGTCGGTGGGTTCGCTCCCGTCAACGGGCTCAGGGGCATCCAGTTCTTCATCACGTTTACATCGCAAAATGGCAAGGGGCGCGGTGTGGTGAGGTTGGTACAGGAGCACAAGACGGAGGAGTGGAAGATCTGGACCTTCTTTCTCACTCTTGACGAGTACCGCGGTCACCCAGAACCCAAGGGACCCAATAGGCCCAAGGGCGTCGAGCATGGTGGACAGCCAGGACGGATGAACTGGGCGCAGAAGAGGCAGGAGGAGATCAATTTTACCAAAAACGAGCCCGATGTGTTGATTCTTG GCTGCGGTCAAGGCGGCCTCACCGCTGCCGCCCGTCTCAAGATGCTCGGCGTCTCCTCGCTCATCATCGACCGCAACCCGCGCATCGGCGACAACTGGCGCAACCGGTACCACCAACTCGTCCTGCACGACCCAGTCTGGTACGACCACCTGCCGTACCTCCCCTTCCCCGACCATTGGCCCATCTTCACGCCCAAGGACAAGCTAGCCGACTGGTTCGACTCGTACGCCAAAGCGCTCGACCTCAACGTCTGGCTGCGCTCCACCATTGTCTCCTCCGAGTACGACAACGCCCGCAAGTCCTGGAAGGTGGTCATTCGCCGCTCCTTTGTCAAGTCCTCGCGCCCTTCtgccacttcctcctccaaccctcCTACGGCCGgcgcaccagcagcaacacaagtggaagaagagatcGAACACATGGAACTCACCGTCTACCCCAAACACATTATCCAATGCACCGGCGGCTCAGGAAAGCCCAACATGCCGACCTCCATCCCCGGCATCACCGGCGGCGTCTTCAAGGGCGACCGGCTCTGCCACTCTTCGCAgttcaccaccgccaccccgCTCGCCAAGCGCGGCTCCAAAAAGGCCATCGTCGTGGGCGCATGCAACTCGTCCCATGACATTTGCCAGGACTTTTACGAGCGCGGGTACGACGTGACCATGGTCCAGCGCTCCTCGACCTTTGTCGTGTCGTCGTCTGCGGCGCTCAAGTACTTGATTGGCCCGCTCTACAGCGAGGGCGGGCCGGCGGTGGAAGACGCCGATTTGTTCCTCTGGTCGCACCCGAGCGAGGTGCTCAAGACGTTGCAGCAGGACTTGACCAAGCTGACGATTGAGCACGACGCCGAGTTGTTGGCGGGGCTGGATCGAGCTGGGTTCAAGCTGGACAAGGGCGTCGATGGCGCGGGGCTGTTTGCCAAGTATCTGCAGCGGCAGGGCGGGTATTATATCGACGTCGGCACTTCCAAGTTGATTGTTGAGGGCAAAATTGCCGTCAAGTCGGGGGTGGGCATCGCGGCGGTGGTAGAAAATGGTTtgaagatggaggatggggaggtgTTGGAGGCCGATGAGATTGTGTTCGCTACGGGGTATAGTAATATGCGGTCAACGGCCAGGGAGGTGTTTGGGAACGAACAAGTAGGGGACAAGGTCGGCGATGTGTGGGGATGGaatgaggaaggagagatgaGAGGGATATGGACGAGGAGTGGACATGAGGCGTTTTGGTTCCACGGAGGAAATCTGGCATTGGCAAGGTATTATTCGAGAGTCGTGGCGTTGCAGATTAAGGCGAGTTTGGATGGGCTACTGTAG
- the gpr-3 gene encoding G-protein coupled receptor: MVITPEDTESIVVIERVCSALSLLGGLFVITSFSVSDAFRQRAINRMVFFATFGNILTNVATLMTTAFTDDINSFGCQFQGFLVQVFMQGDAFWALAMAINVYLTFYHHFDGRALRKMEIPYFLFCYGVPFISGFTFIFIRQHGERPYGNAILWCWLSKKWEVYRIATFYVPVWLCITVATTIYVRAGRDIYKKHRSMSKLGSSSNGGTLVDMFAPAYNYKTTKVTQTTEIISPPSTSNGYAANRDVIFPHTPIPLADDAKVPASCSVTVTISSDNHHHSSNKRSSHPQTDITTNRPHSGGITGTITTTTSTIDDDNNNNNNNNNNERTIVHISAGNSSGTAANMQARAQRRLVHEAHNAVWSYTKCAILFFAVLLITWIPSSGNRVYTMINNGEVSKPLFFASAFVLPLQGFWNAIIYVVTSWAACKELGAEVAEVFDVVKYRCMGCCVGNSRGNKKRDDDDGIILESTRMSARRGDSNRRRSGGGGAAGSSSWAATMARAKAQEMEIDTTSMEDLTGNGARMERVSPV; the protein is encoded by the exons ATGGTCATCACCCCGGAAGACACGGAGTCGatcgtcgtcatcgagcGCGTCTGCTCCGCCCTGTCGCTTTTAGGTGGTCTCTTCGTCATCACCAGCTTCTCTGTTTCGGATGCTTTCCGACAGCGTGCTATCAACCGCATGGTTTTCTTTGCTACTTTCGGAAACATCCTCACCAACGTGGCTACACTAATGACTACGGCATTTACGGACGATATCAACTCGTTTGGATGTCAATTTCAAGGATTTTTGGTTCAGGT CTTCATGCAAGGCGATGCTTTCTGGGCTCTGGCAATGGCCATCAACGTGTATCTCACCTTTTACCACCACTTCGACGGAAGAGCTCTGAGAAAGATGGAGATTCcgtacttcctcttctgctACGGCGTCCCGTTCATTTCCGGTTTCACCTTCATCTTTATCAGGCAACACGGCGAGAGGCCATATGGCAACGCAATCCTCTGGTGCTGGCTGAGCAAAAAATGGGAAGTCTACCGTATTGCCACGTTTTATGTGCCCGTCTG GCTCTGTATCACGGTAGCAACCACCATCTACGTCCGTGCCGGCCGTGACATATACAAGAAGCATCGTAGTATGAGCAAGCTCGGCTCCAGCTCCAACGGCGGTACCCTCGTCGACATGTTTGCTCCAGCCTACAACTACAAGACCACCAAAGTCACCCAAACCACTGAGATCATCTCCCCTCCGTCGACCAGCAACGGCTACGCTGCCAACAGAGACGTAATATTCCCACACACCCCGATTCCCCTCGCCGACGACGCCAAGGTCCCCGCTTCGTGCTCCGTAACCGTCACCATTTCCTCCgacaaccatcaccactcaTCAAACAAGCGCAGCTCCCACCCCCAAaccgacatcaccaccaatCGTCCCCACAGCGGCGGTATAACCGGCACAATaacaaccacaacatcaacaatcgacgacgacaacaacaacaacaacaacaacaacaacaacgagcGAACCATTGTGCACATCTCAGCCGGCAACAGCTCGGGAACGGCAGCCAACATGCAAGCCCGAGCCCAGCGCCGCCTTGTTCACGAAGCCCACAATGCCGTTTGGTCCTACACCAAATGCGCCATTCTCTTCTTTGCCGTCTTGCTCATCACCTGGATCCCGTCCTCGGGCAACCGTGTGTACACCATGATCAACAACGGAGAAGTTTCCAAgcctctcttcttcgccaGTGCCTTCGTCTTGCCGTTGCAAGGGTTTTGGAACGCCATCATCTACGTGGTCACGTCGTGGGCGGCGTGCAAGGAGTTGGGCGCCGAGGTGGCCGAGGTGTTTGACGTGGTGAAGTACAGGTGCATGGGCTGCTGTGTGGGAAATAGTAGGGGTAACAAGAAgagagatgatgatgatggaatcATTCTGGAAAGCACCAGGATGTCAGCTAGGCGAGGGGATTCCAATCGCCGGAGGtcgggaggtggaggggcAGCGGGAAGTAGTAGTTGGGCGGCAACGATGGCGAGAGCGAAGGCGCAGGAAATGGAGATTGATACGACTAGTATGGAGGATCTGACGGGCAATGGggcgaggatggagaggGTATCGCCTGTatga
- a CDS encoding NdvB protein produces MTRKMPTLVRPTHNGERYEITNPTAMPKAAGFLWNQKMMIQITCRGFATAQFMQPEPAKYAYAPNIEAKTFMQPEPNYYAHHPGRFVYIKDEETGRLFSAPYEPVRAPHDRFVFSAGKTDVFWVIESMGIRVEMTMGLPTHHVAELWTIKVKNLSSRPRKLSVTPYFPIGYMSWMNQSAEWNHNLNGIVASCVTPYQKAADYFKNKYLKDKTYFLCDVPPDSWEASQQAFEGEGGLHNPSALQERNLSGSDARYETPTAAVQYKIALGTGEQQEYRFLFGPAHDEAEIGAMRSKYLSKEGFEQTAADYAAYMARGRGCLHVETPDKDLDNFINNWLPRQVYYHGDVNRLTTDPQTRNYLQDNMGMNYIKPEVSRRAFLTAIAQQEATGAMPDGILLVEGAELKYINQVPHTDHCVWLPVTLEAYLNETGDYSLLKEKVPSANGDKLTVFERFCRAMDWLLKSRDHRGLSYIAQGDWCDPMNMVGYKGKGVSGWLTLATAFSLNIWAKVCDHEGETDLAKRFREGADACNAAANEHLWDGEWFARGITDDNVVFGIKEDKEGRIWLNPQSWSILSGAASPEQIDKMLPQIDSHLNTPYGIQMFGPPYTKMREDVGRVTQKAIGSAENAAVYNHAGIFFIHSLYELGAQQDRAFTLLRQMLPGPTDTDYIQRGQLPIYIPNYYRGAWKECPRTAGRSSQLFNTGTVSWVYRCIIEGLCGLRGDGEGLLIRPQLPSSWNSMKVTREFRGATFNVDIRRGNVKEVTVRNGDKVLPAPHVKDIEPGQTYNLTVTIP; encoded by the coding sequence ATGACCAGGAAAATGCCGACTCTGGTCCGCCCGACCCATAACGGCGAGCGCTACGAAATCACCAACCCCACAGCCATGCCCAAGGCCGCTGGCTTCCTGTGGAACCAAAAGATGATGATTCAGATCACCTGCCGTGGTTTTGCGACTGCCCAGTTCATGCAGCCCGAGCCTGCAAAGTACGCCTATGCGCCCAATATCGAGGCCAAGACCTTCATGCAACCGGAGCCGAACTACTACGCCCACCATCCCGGCCGCTTTGTGTACATCAAGGATGAGGAGACCGGCCGGCTTTTCTCTGCTCCCTACGAACCCGTCCGCGCCCCACACGATCGCTTCGTCTTCTCCGCCGGCAAGACTGACGTCTTCTGGGTCATCGAGTCGATGGGAATTCGCGTGGAGATGACCATGGGCCTCCCCACCCACCATGTTGCCGAACTCTGGACCATCAAAGTCAAAAACCTTTCAAGCCGTCCTCGGAAACTCAGTGTGACCCCCTACTTCCCCATTGGATACATGTCGTGGATGAACCAGTCGGCCGAGTGGAATCATAACCTCAACGGAATCGTTGCCAGCTGTGTCACCCCTTACCAGAAGGCCGCCGATTACTTCAAGAACAAGTATCTCAAGGACAAGACCTACTTCCTTTGTGATGTCCCTCCTGACTCCTGGGAAGCCAGTCAGCAAGCCTTTGAAGGTGAGGGTGGTCTTCACAACCCCAGTGCCCTACAAGAGAGGAATCTCAGCGGCAGTGATGCGCGGTACGAAACTCCCACGGCAGCTGTGCAATACAAGATTGCTCTTGGCACGGGCGAGCAACAAGAGTACCGGTTCCTCTTTGGCCCCGCCCATGATGAAGCTGAGATCGGAGCCATGCGGTCCAAGTACCTAAGCAAGGAAGGTTTCGAACAGACTGCAGCTGATTACGCCGCTTACATGGCCCGTGGGCGCGGATGTCTCCACGTGGAAACCCCAGATAAGGATCTCGACAACTTCATCAACAACTGGCTGCCCCGACAGGTCTACTACCACGGCGATGTCAACCGCTTGACCACTGATCCACAAACACGCAACTACCTACAGGACAACATGGGCATGAACTACATCAAACCCGAAGTATCCCGCAGGGCTTTCCTCACAGCCATTGCCCAGCAAGAAGCTACCGGCGCCATGCCCGACGGCATCCTTTTGGTTGAGGGTGCCGAACTCAAATACATCAACCAGGTACCTCACACTGATCACTGTGTGTGGTTGCCAGTTACACTGGAGGCATACCTCAACGAGACCGGTGATTACAGCTTGCTAAAGGAGAAAGTGCCGAGTGCCAACGGCGACAAGCTCACCGTCTTCGAGCGCTTCTGCCGTGCTATGGACTGGCTGCTCAAGTCTCGTGACCATCGTGGTCTGAGTTATATTGCCCAGGGTGACTGGTGTGATCCCATGAACATGGTGGGCTACAAGGGCAAGGGTGTTTCTGGCTGGCTCACTCTGGCCACGGCCTTTTCCCTCAACATTTGGGCCAAGGTTTGCGATCATGAAGGCGAGACCGATCTCGCCAAGCGCTTCCGTGAGGGTGCCGACGCATGCAACGCTGCTGCAAACGAGCATCTTTGGGACGGTGAATGGTTTGCTCGCGGCATCACTGACGACAATGTTGTCTTTGGCATCAAGGAGGACAAGGAAGGCCGCATCTGGTTGAACCCCCAGTCCTGGTCCATCCTCAGCGGTGCTGCCAGCCCTGAACAGATTGACAAGATGTTGCCCCAGATTGACTCGCATCTCAACACACCATATGGTATCCAGATGTTCGGTCCCCCTTACACCAAGATGCGCGAGGATGTCGGTCGCGTAACGCAAAAAGCCATTGGCTCGGCCGAGAACGCCGCTGTGTACAACCACGCTGGaatcttcttcatccatAGCCTGTACGAGCTTGGAGCACAGCAAGACCGAGCATTTACCCTATTACGGCAAATGCTCCCTGGTCCTACTGACACCGACTATATCCAACGAGGCCAGCTGCCCATCTATATTCCCAACTACTACCGAGGCGCCTGGAAGGAGTGTCCTCGCACAGCTGGCCGGTCCAGTCAGTTGTTTAACACGGGTACCGTTTCTTGGGTTTACCGCTGCATCATTGAAGGGCTCTGTGGCTTGCGCGGCGATGGCGAAGGTCTACTCATCCGGCCACAGCTACCGAGCTCCTGGAACAGCATGAAGGTCACTCGCGAGTTTCGGGGCGCCACCTTCAATGTCGACATTCGTCGTGGCAATGTCAAGGAGGTCACTGTCAGGAATGGCGACAAGGTCCTGCCTGCGCCTCACGTCAAGGACATCGAGCCAGGCCAGACGTACAACCTTACAGTGACTATTCCGTAA
- a CDS encoding secreted protein, translating into MKPFFLISLLVTVFMSLMLATTAQPSLPLNNRRELAEHPPVKGNPPNTGYALDWCKYTAGMLFQWDLPTFIKHREANFSLGRLTWDWSSDGCTHVPDNPVGFPFKPACQRHDFGYRNYQVQFHFTPRARWKIDENFLKDMKFQCIGHNIFNACHFMAHVYHWGVRTFYKGHEQYRESEPSHKMMDTMVASESSDVFDGMDADEARDALNPYLSEEKTKEYYDRALARYNKCVEEAMAQGIDLQKYWAAF; encoded by the exons ATGAAACCATTCTTCCTCATTTCGCTGCTGGTCACGGTCTTCATGAGCCTCATGTTGGCCACCACCGCTCAACCCAGCCTTCCACTCAACAACCGGCGGGAACTTGCTGAGCATCCCCCAGTCAAGGGTAACCCCCCAAACACCGGCTATGCACTAGACTGGTGCAAATACACAGCCGGAATGCTATTTCAGTGGGATCTCCCGACGTTTATCAAGCATCGCGAGGCAAACTTCAGCCTCGGACGGCTGACGTGGGACTGGTCGTCGGATGGGTGTACCCACGTCCCGGACAATCCGGTTGGCTTCCCATTCAAGCCGGCGTGCCAGCGTCACGACTTTGGATACCGGAACTACCAGGTCCAATTCCATTTTACCCCGCGTGCTAGATGGAAGATTGACGAGAATTTCCTCAAAGA CATGAAATTCCAGTGCATAGGGCACAACATCTTCAATGCCTGCCACTTCATGGCACATGTTTATCATTGGGGAGTCCGAACCTTCTATAAAGGCCATGAGCAATACCGTGAGAGTGAGCCGTCTCACAAGATGATGGACACGATGGTCGCTTCTGAATCGTCGGACGTGTTTGATGGGATGGACGCCGATGAAGCGAGGGACGCTCTCAATCCATATCTTTCTGAAGAGAAGACCAAAGAGTACTACGATCGTGCCCTAGCGCGTTACAACAAGTGTGTTGAGGAAGCCATGGCGCAAGGCATTGACCTTCAGAAATACTGGGCCGCTTTTTAG
- a CDS encoding hsp20-like protein: protein MVFTFPSDFATSDPNFTTLFRLLDDFDTYSREVSGGQEPPRPPRIQHGGGGGRWGRKSRGFSPRFDIRETKDAYELYGEVPGADRDDIHIELTEPNTLLIYGRIEREYDPTPEEEGGAKESKGKEDKGKEKQKAEGEGSAETEAEKKAGGKKGAKKDDTFVRFFLRERHVGEFGREFAFPGPLEELDIDATLEKGILKVVAPKHQPQKGRKIEVK, encoded by the coding sequence ATGGTTTTCACCTTTCCCTCCGACTTCGCCACGAGCGACCCAAACTTCACCACCCTCTTCCGGCTCCTCGATGACTTCGACACCTATAGCCGCGAAGTCTCGGGCGGTCAAGAGCCGCCCCGTCCTCCTCGCATCCAacatggcggcggtggcggccgtTGGGGTCGCAAGAGTCGGGGTTTCAGCCCGCGCTTCGACATTCGCGAGACCAAGGATGCCTACGAGCTGTACGGCGAGGTTCCCGGTGCTGACAGGGACGATATCCATATCGAACTGACGGAGCCGAATACCCTCTTGATCTATGGGCGAATTGAGCGGGAATACGACCCTACTCctgaggaagaaggtggcGCGAAGGAGAGCAAGGGAAAGGAGgataaaggaaaggagaagcagaaggCCGAGGGCGAAGGCAGTGCCGAGACGGAAGCGGAGAAAAAGGCTGGAGGAAAGAAGGGTGCGAAGAAAGATGACACATTTgttcgcttcttcttgcggGAACGCCATGTTGGCGAGTTCGGGCGCGAGTTTGCTTTCCCAGGGCCATTGGAGGAGTTGGATATTGATGCGACGCTCGAGAAGGGCATACTCAAGGTCGTGGCACCAAAGCACCAGCCgcaaaagggaaggaagattGAGGTCAAGTGA